A single Abyssisolibacter fermentans DNA region contains:
- a CDS encoding FMN-dependent NADH-azoreductase: MKKLLYIPANSKPEELSTSRTVAREFVNRFLKENNDYELIELDIYNEDIPEGNYKYYKSRAELVTGPDYESLTEEEKKDVKRISELCNQFLSADTYVIAAPMWSVMFPARLKRYIDCIVLNNKVIKISDEEVTGLLNDKERNMVYIRSSGGVYPKLFGGKINHGLNYLHDIFKFLGINKFEKILVEGVDMQDVGRNEAIEKAFNEMDDIIAKLK; this comes from the coding sequence TTGAAAAAACTTTTATACATACCTGCAAACTCTAAACCGGAAGAACTATCTACAAGTAGAACAGTTGCTAGAGAATTTGTTAATCGTTTTTTAAAAGAAAATAATGACTATGAATTAATAGAACTTGATATTTATAATGAAGACATACCAGAGGGAAATTACAAATATTACAAAAGTAGAGCAGAGCTCGTTACAGGTCCAGACTATGAATCATTGACGGAAGAAGAGAAAAAGGATGTTAAGAGAATAAGTGAATTGTGTAATCAATTTTTAAGTGCAGATACTTACGTTATTGCTGCTCCAATGTGGAGTGTTATGTTTCCTGCAAGACTTAAAAGGTACATAGATTGTATAGTTTTAAATAATAAAGTTATAAAAATATCTGATGAAGAAGTAACAGGATTATTAAATGATAAAGAAAGAAATATGGTATATATACGATCTTCAGGAGGAGTATACCCTAAGTTATTTGGTGGTAAAATTAATCATGGTTTAAATTATTTGCACGATATATTTAAATTCTTAGGAATTAATAAATTCGAAAAGATTTTAGTAGAAGGTGTAGATATGCAGGATGTTGGTAGAAATGAAGCTATAGAAAAAGCATTCAATGAAATGGATGATATAATAGCCAAGTTAAAGTAA